The Methylacidimicrobium sp. B4 genome contains a region encoding:
- the kdpA gene encoding potassium-transporting ATPase subunit KdpA — MTTSFWLAVGLFFALLALISWALALYLRAVLDPNGKTWLDPVLRPLERWTYRLCGVDPRKEESWKGYLASLLVFNLVGLLLTYLILRIQQWLPLNPKGFGPLSPDLAFNTAVSFTTNTNWQNYAGESTLSYFSQMVGLASHNFTSAATGIAIAAAFLRALTRTGARTIGNFWVDLVRTTYYLLLPLAFGMAILLVSQGVPQNFAPYAQAQLVEPVSVMGADGKERRIERQEIVAGPIASQEAIKQLGTNGGGYTNANSAHPFENPTPLSNLLEIFAVLCIPGALAVYLGLAVGRRSHGWAVWGVMAILFLGGILVCWHAEAGGNPLLVELGLSPSEGNREGKESRFGILDSALFAVATTATSCGAVNSLHDSYMPLGGLVPLFNMELGEVVFGGVGSGLYGMLVFVVLGVFLFGLMIGRTPEYLGKKIGASEVKRAALSILALTLSILGLSAWAIASPWGWAGIANAGPHGLSEVLYAFSSTTGNNGSAFAGLSGNTPWYNTTLGIAMLAGRYLMLVPVLGLAGLLAAQKTVAASQAAFPVSGGLFILLLLATVFIVGALNFFPVLALGPILEHFLLHAGQTF, encoded by the coding sequence GGTGGACCTACCGGCTTTGCGGGGTCGATCCCCGGAAGGAGGAGAGCTGGAAGGGCTACCTCGCCTCGCTGCTGGTCTTCAACCTGGTGGGCCTCTTGCTTACCTATCTCATCCTGCGGATCCAGCAGTGGCTCCCGCTCAATCCCAAGGGATTCGGCCCGCTTTCGCCCGACTTGGCCTTCAATACGGCCGTGAGCTTCACCACCAACACCAACTGGCAGAACTATGCCGGGGAATCGACTCTCTCCTACTTCTCCCAGATGGTGGGGCTTGCCTCGCACAACTTCACCTCCGCAGCCACAGGGATCGCCATTGCCGCAGCCTTCCTCCGTGCGCTCACCCGGACCGGGGCAAGGACGATCGGCAACTTCTGGGTCGATCTGGTCCGGACCACCTACTACCTGCTTCTCCCTCTTGCGTTCGGGATGGCGATCCTTCTCGTCTCCCAAGGGGTTCCACAAAACTTTGCCCCCTATGCCCAGGCGCAGCTCGTCGAGCCGGTCTCGGTCATGGGCGCCGATGGGAAGGAGCGCCGGATCGAAAGGCAGGAGATCGTTGCGGGTCCGATCGCCTCCCAGGAAGCGATCAAGCAGCTGGGCACCAATGGGGGAGGATACACGAATGCCAACTCGGCGCATCCCTTCGAAAACCCGACCCCGCTGTCGAACTTGCTCGAAATCTTCGCGGTGCTCTGCATTCCCGGGGCGCTGGCGGTCTACCTTGGGCTCGCCGTAGGCCGCCGCTCCCACGGATGGGCGGTCTGGGGGGTGATGGCGATCCTTTTTCTCGGAGGCATCCTGGTTTGCTGGCATGCGGAAGCGGGAGGCAACCCGCTTCTGGTGGAGCTCGGGCTCTCTCCCTCCGAAGGCAACCGCGAAGGAAAGGAGAGCCGCTTCGGGATCCTCGATTCGGCACTTTTTGCCGTCGCGACGACGGCCACCTCCTGCGGAGCGGTCAACTCGCTGCATGACTCCTATATGCCCCTGGGAGGCCTGGTCCCCCTGTTCAACATGGAATTGGGCGAGGTCGTCTTTGGCGGAGTCGGATCGGGGCTCTATGGGATGCTCGTCTTTGTGGTCCTCGGAGTCTTTCTCTTCGGGCTCATGATCGGGCGGACTCCGGAGTATTTGGGGAAGAAGATTGGAGCGAGCGAGGTCAAGAGGGCCGCCCTGAGCATTCTCGCGCTGACCCTCTCGATCCTCGGGTTGAGCGCCTGGGCGATCGCAAGCCCCTGGGGCTGGGCGGGAATCGCCAACGCAGGCCCCCACGGATTGAGCGAGGTCCTCTACGCGTTCAGCTCGACCACGGGGAACAACGGGAGCGCCTTTGCGGGCCTTTCGGGGAACACCCCATGGTACAATACGACCCTCGGGATCGCCATGCTCGCCGGGCGCTACCTGATGCTCGTGCCGGTCCTGGGGCTAGCCGGACTCTTGGCTGCCCAGAAGACCGTGGCGGCGAGCCAAGCGGCCTTTCCGGTCTCAGGCGGGCTCTTCATCCTCCTGCTGCTGGCGACAGTCTTCATCGTGGGGGCGCTCAACTTTTTCCCCGTCCTTGCGCTGGGGCCGATCCTCGAGCACTTCCTGCTCCATGCGGGCCAGACCTTTTAA
- the kdpB gene encoding potassium-transporting ATPase subunit KdpB yields MKPKQFSFADPQLLAFSLRGAILKANPFVLWRNPVIFVTEIGAIVSTLEIFLSPESKLFTVQISLWLWFTVFFATFAEAIAESRGKAQADSLRQARTITMARRRREGREESVSASELRKGDLVICVAGDLIPADGEVIEGAATVDESAVTGESAPVVRESGGDRSAVTGGTKVISDRIVVQITSDPGQTFLDRMIQLVEGAKRQKTPNEIALGILLAALTFLFLLVILTLVPFLHYLHAPVSIPTLAALVVCLIPTTIGGLLSAIGIAGIDRLVQHNVMATSGRAVEAAGDIDVLLLDKTGTITLGNRMATEFVPAAGVDRLRLVDAAQLASLADETPEGRSIVILAKQQHGLRGREVLENQARFVPFSAQTRMSGVDFPESDGAPARMIRKGSGDAIEAFLRKQGGALPASVQQAVDRIARDGGTPLVVAEGKEALGVIHLKDVVKGGIKQRFARLRQMGIRTIMITGDNPQTAAAIAMEAGVDDFLAQATPEAKLARIRREQEGGHLVAMTGDGTNDAPALAQADVGVAMNTGTQAAREAGNMVDLDSNPTKLIEVVEIGKQLLVTRGALTTFSVANDVAKYFAIIPAMLMGTFPAIAPLNIMKLRSPESAIISAVIFNALVIVALIPLALKGIRLRGLTAQALLVRNALIYGLGGLAAPFVGIKGIDLLLSLLPWK; encoded by the coding sequence ATGAAACCCAAGCAGTTCAGCTTTGCCGACCCGCAGCTCTTGGCCTTCTCTCTGCGCGGGGCGATCCTCAAAGCCAATCCTTTCGTCCTCTGGCGCAATCCGGTCATCTTCGTCACCGAGATCGGGGCGATCGTGAGCACCCTCGAAATCTTCCTTTCCCCGGAGTCGAAGCTCTTCACCGTCCAGATCTCGCTCTGGCTCTGGTTCACAGTCTTCTTTGCCACCTTTGCCGAAGCGATTGCGGAGAGCCGGGGGAAAGCCCAGGCGGACAGCCTGCGGCAAGCGAGGACGATCACGATGGCCCGGAGACGCCGGGAGGGGAGGGAAGAGAGCGTCTCGGCGAGCGAGCTGCGGAAGGGAGATCTGGTGATTTGTGTCGCAGGCGATCTCATCCCCGCCGATGGCGAGGTGATCGAAGGCGCGGCGACCGTCGACGAATCGGCCGTCACGGGAGAGTCGGCACCTGTCGTCCGGGAGAGCGGTGGTGATCGGAGTGCGGTGACGGGCGGAACCAAGGTGATCAGTGACCGGATCGTGGTGCAGATCACGAGCGACCCGGGACAGACCTTCTTGGATCGGATGATTCAGCTCGTCGAAGGGGCCAAGCGGCAGAAGACGCCCAACGAGATCGCCCTGGGCATCCTCCTGGCGGCGCTCACCTTCCTCTTCCTCTTGGTCATCCTCACCCTGGTCCCCTTCTTGCACTATCTCCATGCTCCCGTCTCGATCCCGACGCTGGCCGCGTTGGTCGTCTGCCTGATCCCGACGACAATCGGGGGCCTCCTCAGTGCGATCGGGATCGCGGGAATCGATCGGCTGGTGCAGCACAACGTGATGGCGACCAGCGGCCGCGCAGTCGAGGCGGCCGGGGACATCGACGTGCTTCTTCTCGACAAGACCGGCACGATCACGCTCGGAAACCGGATGGCGACCGAATTCGTTCCCGCGGCGGGAGTCGATCGGCTACGGCTCGTCGACGCAGCGCAGCTGGCTTCCCTCGCCGACGAGACGCCCGAAGGCCGCTCGATCGTGATCCTGGCCAAGCAGCAGCACGGGCTGCGGGGCCGGGAGGTGTTGGAGAACCAGGCCCGGTTCGTTCCGTTTTCGGCGCAGACCCGGATGAGCGGAGTCGACTTTCCCGAGAGTGACGGCGCTCCGGCTCGGATGATCCGCAAGGGATCCGGTGATGCGATCGAGGCCTTTCTGCGCAAGCAGGGGGGGGCGTTGCCCGCGTCAGTTCAGCAAGCGGTCGATCGGATCGCTCGGGATGGCGGGACACCCCTGGTGGTCGCCGAGGGGAAGGAGGCGTTAGGCGTCATCCATCTCAAGGACGTAGTCAAAGGGGGGATCAAGCAGCGGTTCGCGCGGCTGCGCCAGATGGGCATCCGGACGATCATGATCACCGGCGACAATCCCCAGACCGCCGCGGCGATTGCGATGGAGGCGGGGGTCGACGATTTCCTGGCGCAGGCGACGCCTGAGGCGAAGCTCGCCCGCATTCGGCGCGAGCAGGAGGGTGGGCACCTGGTAGCGATGACCGGGGACGGTACCAACGACGCGCCAGCACTCGCCCAGGCCGATGTGGGGGTGGCCATGAACACGGGAACGCAGGCCGCCCGGGAGGCGGGCAACATGGTCGACCTCGACAGCAATCCCACCAAGCTCATCGAAGTGGTCGAGATCGGCAAGCAGCTCCTCGTCACCCGCGGAGCGCTGACCACCTTTAGCGTGGCCAATGACGTGGCAAAATACTTTGCGATCATCCCGGCGATGCTGATGGGAACCTTTCCGGCAATCGCGCCCCTGAACATCATGAAGCTGCGGAGCCCGGAAAGCGCAATCATCAGTGCGGTGATCTTCAACGCCCTGGTCATCGTGGCGCTGATCCCGCTCGCCCTGAAGGGCATTCGCCTCCGCGGCCTGACGGCCCAGGCCCTGCTCGTGCGCAATGCGTTGATATATGGTCTCGGCGGCTTGGCGGCCCCCTTCGTGGGGATCAAGGGGATCGATCTGCTGCTCAGTCTCTTGCCCTGGAAATAG
- the kdpC gene encoding K(+)-transporting ATPase subunit C yields the protein MKGLLSRIRISLVLTGVLLATLCGIYPLAVYWVGQFLFPFQATGSLVRSSDGTVLGSALLGQNFRGPQYFHPRPSAAGVAGYDAAASGGRNLGPTSKGLIDAVSRSVADYRKENLLSPDQRIPADAVTASASGLDPHISLANALLQLPRVARERKRSHEELLPILARYTSKPWLGLFGDPVVNVAMVNWALDGKLGGR from the coding sequence ATGAAGGGTCTTTTGTCACGCATCCGGATCTCCCTCGTCCTCACAGGCGTGCTCTTGGCGACCTTGTGCGGGATCTATCCCTTGGCCGTCTATTGGGTCGGCCAGTTCCTCTTCCCTTTCCAGGCGACGGGGAGTCTCGTTCGCTCTTCGGATGGGACCGTCTTGGGCTCCGCCCTGCTGGGGCAGAACTTCCGAGGCCCGCAGTATTTCCATCCTCGCCCCTCGGCGGCGGGCGTGGCGGGCTACGATGCTGCCGCTTCCGGCGGTCGGAACTTGGGGCCGACCTCGAAAGGGCTTATCGATGCGGTATCTCGGAGCGTAGCGGATTACCGGAAGGAAAACCTTCTCTCCCCCGACCAGAGGATTCCTGCGGATGCGGTCACCGCTTCCGCGAGCGGCCTCGATCCGCACATCAGCCTCGCCAATGCGCTTCTCCAGCTCCCCCGCGTCGCTCGAGAGCGGAAAAGATCGCACGAGGAGCTGCTTCCGATCCTGGCTCGGTATACGAGCAAGCCCTGGCTGGGACTCTTTGGTGATCCGGTAGTCAACGTAGCGATGGTCAACTGGGCGCTCGACGGCAAGCTGGGCGGCCGGTGA